A section of the Choristoneura fumiferana chromosome 5, NRCan_CFum_1, whole genome shotgun sequence genome encodes:
- the LOC141427845 gene encoding uncharacterized protein — MNTSKINFKMIDIFLLALFLSSVDSELQDYCSAPLNKSDCGLSPTPVFSYYKPGSICKIAMWRGCPTRNKFDAEYECSNFCIGNAAEEINKCDVPLNTNACTKQTTEVFTFSKAKQTCVEALWHGCPSLNKFDDKLTCVEACHNDNTKREWMDKLKKLDINSIKGMHNVLDEIIKKGEPDMIRENDIIEESNKKNQEIDAETNYVKTLEEISKISGVSLK; from the exons ATGAACacatcaaaaataaactttaagatgattgatatttttctattggctctttttctttcttctgtGGATTCAG AATTACAAGACTACTGCTCCGCTCCGCTAAATAAAAGTGACTGCGGACTATCACCAACACCGGTCTTTTCTTACTACAAGCCGGGTTCTATTTGCAAGATCGCAATGTGGAGAGGATGCCCAACCAGAAACAAGTTCGACGCTGAATATGAATGCTCCAACTTCTGTATCGGCAATG ctgctgaagaaataaacaaatgtgACGTCCCATTGAATACCAATGCCTGCACGAAGCAGACTACTGAAGTATTTACCTTTAGTAAAGCAAAACAAACCTGCGTCGAGGCCCTTTGGCACGGTTGTCCATCGTTAAACAAGTTCGATGATAAACTGACATGTGTAGAGGCATGTCACAACGACAACACCAAACGGGAATGGATGgataaactaaaaaaactagATATAAATTCGATAAAAGGTATGCACAATGTTCTCGATGAAATAATCAAGAAAGGTGAGCCAGATATGATTAGAGAAAATGATATCATTGAAGAATCTAATAAGAAAAATCAAGAAATAGATGCAGAAACTAATTATGTGAAAACGTTAGAAGAAATCTCCAAAATTAGTGGCGTAAGTCTCAAATAA